In Myxococcales bacterium, the following are encoded in one genomic region:
- a CDS encoding PaaI family thioesterase: MTTPAVPPDPADLAAQLNAHLGGWNQAMGLRLIRASVDECVGELTVTDVHRQPYGIVHGGVHAGIIEAACSTGAAVVALGRGQTVVGLENATSFIAAARDGVLRVTATPITRGRRTQVWQAQVTDAAGRTLATGRVRLLCLDPGADIAGARAGVG, encoded by the coding sequence ATGACCACGCCCGCCGTTCCTCCCGACCCCGCCGACCTCGCGGCCCAGCTCAACGCGCACCTCGGAGGATGGAACCAGGCGATGGGGCTGCGGCTGATCCGGGCCTCGGTCGACGAGTGCGTCGGCGAGCTCACGGTCACCGACGTCCACCGCCAGCCCTACGGCATCGTCCACGGCGGCGTCCACGCCGGGATCATCGAGGCCGCGTGCTCGACCGGCGCGGCGGTGGTGGCGCTGGGGCGCGGCCAGACGGTGGTCGGGCTCGAGAACGCCACGTCGTTCATCGCCGCGGCGCGCGACGGGGTCTTGCGCGTCACGGCCACGCCGATCACGCGCGGCCGCCGGACCCAGGTCTGGCAGGCCCAGGTCACCGACGCCGCGGGCCGCACGTTGGCCACCGGCCGCGTGCGCTTGCTGTGCCTCGATCCTGGCGCCGACATCGCCGGCGCACGCGCGGGCGTGGGCTGA
- a CDS encoding class II glutamine amidotransferase: protein MCELLAMSSRVPATVRLSLGELARHGGLTGPHKDGWGVGFYDGTDARVFKDVTAASDSPWVEFLQRQPLASSIVLAHVRRLTQGTRTLASCQPFARELGGRTHLFAHNGDLDRARLPAVARAGARPLGDTDSEHAFCVLLDRLREPWLGDEPPTVEQRIAIVGEFAATLRPLGPANFLYSDGELLFAHGHIRTRPGGGFGPPGLHVLTRVCAVEPSPIEAPGLAITGAHAGEQRVVLVASVPLSTEGWAPLAEGELLVARAGAIVARVA, encoded by the coding sequence ATGTGCGAGCTGCTGGCGATGTCGAGCCGGGTCCCGGCGACGGTGCGGCTGTCGCTGGGCGAGCTGGCGCGCCACGGCGGCCTGACCGGGCCGCACAAGGACGGCTGGGGCGTCGGGTTCTACGACGGCACCGACGCGCGCGTGTTCAAGGACGTGACCGCCGCCAGCGACAGCCCCTGGGTCGAGTTCCTGCAGCGCCAGCCGCTCGCCAGCTCGATCGTGCTCGCGCACGTCCGTCGGCTCACCCAGGGCACGCGCACGCTGGCGAGCTGTCAGCCGTTCGCGCGGGAGCTCGGCGGCCGCACGCACCTGTTCGCGCACAACGGCGATCTCGATCGCGCGCGGTTGCCCGCGGTGGCTCGCGCCGGCGCGCGCCCGCTCGGCGACACCGACTCCGAGCACGCGTTCTGCGTCCTGCTCGATCGGCTGCGCGAGCCGTGGCTCGGCGACGAGCCCCCGACGGTCGAGCAGCGGATCGCGATCGTCGGTGAGTTCGCCGCGACGCTGCGGCCGCTCGGCCCGGCCAACTTCCTGTACAGCGACGGCGAGCTGCTGTTCGCGCACGGCCACATCCGCACCCGCCCCGGCGGCGGCTTCGGCCCGCCCGGCCTCCACGTCCTGACCCGCGTGTGCGCGGTCGAGCCGTCGCCGATCGAGGCGCCGGGCCTCGCGATCACCGGCGCGCACGCTGGCGAGCAGCGGGTGGTGCTCGTCGCCAGCGTGCCGCTCAGCACCGAGGGCTGGGCCCCGCTCGCCGAGGGCGAGCTGCTCGTGGCCCGCGCTGGCGCCATCGTCGCGCGCGTGGCGTAG
- a CDS encoding AMP-binding protein — MSDAAVTRYLLDDAAVARAAAGIAAALTAVGCRPGELIAVLAGNHPGFIAARAAATALDLVVAPLNPRLAAAEVEALCAFVRPRALLVDAAHAAQAAGVACPRIELAAAAAGAGAAVEPSARLGATVLFTSGTTGQAKACFRPAAAEAARAAELTATYQLAPDDVHLVACPLAHSAPGILVRAAHAAGARTVILDRFRPAAFLAAVADTAATVFFLVPTQWYRVLELPAAERPRPASVRAAIVAGAPLAPAVKDRILDWLGPDRLYEFYGSSETGTITVIGPDAHRAHPGSVGRPPPGVSVRVLDPDGAPVAPGVAGEVFVRSAAVMAGYLDAAGALAPLDARDGHVSVGDLGQVDADGWLTLVDRKHDTIISGGSNVYPAEVEAALAAHPALAGAVVFGSDDPEWGQVVTALVAPRAAARAPSAADLTTFLRGRLAGYKLPRRWAWCALDALPIGGSGKALRRAARAAYAAGDYLALGSNVRGPARR, encoded by the coding sequence ATGAGCGACGCCGCGGTCACGCGCTACCTGCTCGACGACGCCGCGGTCGCGCGGGCCGCCGCCGGGATCGCGGCCGCGCTCACCGCGGTCGGCTGTCGACCCGGCGAGCTGATCGCGGTGCTCGCCGGCAACCACCCGGGCTTCATCGCGGCCCGCGCCGCGGCGACCGCGCTCGACCTGGTGGTCGCGCCGCTCAACCCGCGCCTCGCGGCCGCCGAGGTCGAGGCGCTGTGCGCGTTCGTCCGTCCGCGGGCGCTCTTGGTCGACGCCGCCCACGCGGCCCAGGCCGCCGGCGTCGCGTGTCCGCGGATCGAGCTCGCCGCCGCCGCGGCGGGCGCGGGCGCCGCGGTCGAGCCCTCGGCGCGGCTCGGCGCGACCGTGCTGTTCACGTCAGGCACCACCGGCCAGGCCAAGGCGTGCTTCCGGCCCGCGGCCGCCGAGGCCGCGCGCGCCGCCGAGCTGACCGCGACCTACCAGCTCGCGCCCGACGACGTCCACCTCGTCGCCTGTCCGCTCGCGCACTCGGCGCCCGGCATCCTGGTCCGGGCCGCGCACGCCGCCGGCGCGCGCACGGTGATCCTCGACCGGTTCCGGCCGGCCGCGTTCCTGGCCGCGGTCGCCGACACCGCCGCGACGGTGTTCTTCCTGGTGCCGACCCAGTGGTACCGCGTGCTCGAGCTGCCGGCCGCGGAGCGTCCGCGTCCTGCCTCGGTCCGCGCCGCGATCGTCGCCGGGGCGCCGCTGGCGCCGGCGGTCAAGGACCGCATCCTCGACTGGCTCGGGCCCGACCGGCTCTACGAGTTCTACGGCTCGTCGGAGACCGGCACGATCACGGTGATCGGTCCCGACGCCCACCGCGCGCACCCGGGCTCGGTCGGCCGGCCGCCGCCGGGCGTGTCGGTGCGCGTGCTCGATCCCGACGGCGCGCCGGTCGCGCCCGGCGTCGCCGGCGAGGTGTTCGTCCGCTCGGCCGCGGTGATGGCGGGCTACCTCGACGCGGCCGGCGCGCTGGCGCCGCTCGACGCGCGCGACGGCCACGTCAGCGTCGGAGATCTCGGGCAGGTCGACGCCGACGGCTGGCTCACGCTGGTCGATCGCAAGCACGACACGATCATCTCGGGCGGCAGCAACGTCTACCCGGCCGAGGTCGAGGCCGCGCTCGCCGCGCACCCGGCGCTGGCCGGCGCGGTGGTGTTCGGCAGCGACGATCCCGAGTGGGGCCAGGTCGTGACCGCGCTGGTCGCGCCGCGGGCCGCGGCCCGGGCGCCGTCGGCCGCCGACCTCACCACGTTCCTGCGCGGGCGTCTCGCCGGCTACAAGCTGCCGCGGCGCTGGGCCTGGTGCGCGCTCGACGCGCTCCCGATCGGCGGCAGCGGCAAGGCGCTGCGGCGGGCGGCCCGCGCGGCCTACGCCGCCGGCGACTACCTCGCGCTCGGATCGAACGTGCGCGGGCCCGCCCGACGCTGA
- a CDS encoding NAD(P)/FAD-dependent oxidoreductase, whose product MADVAIIGAGPAGLATAAMLRATGASVRVLDRAGAIGGAYGRMDPTLVMTSPTRLVGLPGLAPPIDGPYATAGAYHAYLVDYAAAHAVTPEVGEVTAVVAAGAAYELAVAGGGARATVERIAARAVVVATGMFDFPVVPVLAGAATVPVIHAAAWRADLAVPGRRVVVVGGASSAIEIAELCARRGACVTVAARRISATPATILGVDPAFALFPLLARVRPRRWCARGQTVPAADRGFAELRRRGAITVRADLTRLDGARATFADGTRADVDLVVLATGYRFASAFLPATVARWPRGTPRCDRNLSASHPGLFFVGSPCARSAASQYLYGIARDAAAVAPAIARWLRTSR is encoded by the coding sequence ATGGCTGACGTCGCGATCATCGGCGCTGGCCCCGCCGGCCTGGCGACCGCGGCCATGCTGCGCGCGACCGGCGCCAGCGTGCGCGTGCTCGATCGCGCCGGCGCGATCGGCGGCGCCTACGGCCGCATGGATCCGACGCTGGTGATGACGTCGCCGACGCGGCTGGTCGGCCTGCCCGGGCTGGCGCCGCCGATCGACGGGCCGTACGCCACCGCCGGCGCGTACCACGCGTACCTGGTCGACTACGCCGCGGCGCACGCGGTGACGCCCGAGGTCGGCGAGGTCACGGCGGTCGTCGCCGCCGGCGCCGCGTACGAGCTCGCGGTCGCAGGAGGTGGTGCCCGCGCGACCGTCGAGCGGATCGCGGCCCGCGCCGTGGTCGTCGCCACCGGCATGTTCGACTTCCCGGTGGTGCCGGTGCTGGCCGGCGCCGCCACCGTGCCGGTGATCCACGCCGCGGCCTGGCGCGCGGACCTGGCGGTGCCCGGCCGTCGGGTGGTCGTCGTCGGCGGCGCGTCGAGCGCGATCGAGATCGCCGAGCTGTGCGCGCGGCGCGGCGCGTGCGTCACGGTCGCGGCGCGGCGGATCTCGGCGACGCCGGCCACGATCCTCGGCGTCGATCCCGCGTTCGCGTTGTTCCCGCTGCTGGCCCGAGTGCGGCCGCGTCGGTGGTGCGCGCGCGGCCAGACCGTGCCGGCCGCCGATCGCGGGTTCGCGGAGCTCCGCCGCCGCGGGGCCATCACCGTGCGCGCCGACCTGACCCGGCTCGACGGCGCGCGCGCGACCTTCGCCGACGGCACCCGGGCCGACGTCGATCTGGTCGTGCTCGCCACCGGCTATCGCTTCGCCAGCGCGTTCCTGCCGGCGACGGTGGCGCGGTGGCCGCGCGGCACGCCCCGGTGCGACCGCAACCTCAGCGCCTCGCACCCCGGGCTGTTCTTCGTCGGCTCGCCGTGCGCCCGCAGCGCCGCGTCGCAGTACCTCTACGGCATCGCCCGGGACGCCGCCGCGGTCGCGCCGGCGATCGCGCGCTGGCTGCGGACGTCGCGCTGA
- a CDS encoding aspartate aminotransferase family protein produces the protein MTDPGSSDDVRAAYARHVNPTFSKLLGVLGYGRVWVQGDGTTLVDDAGQRYVDFVAGFGATSLGHNHPAVRAALIDALAASPVHVCHLGPTPHEAALAARLAASVGGDLEIALLSSSGAEAVEAAIKLARAATGRRRVVYCHGGFHGLSLGTLSIMGAPRLRAPFEPLGADTVAVRFGDVDGLRRALKGQRAAAFVVEPIQAEAGVIEAPPGYLAEARALCTQAGTQLVLDEVQTGLGRTGTTYACTAEGVVPDALVLAKALGGGMVPVGATLCTRALHQRAYGGLDRFDLHGSTFAGNALACAAAIATLDVLEHERLAARSATLGALLVALLNDRIGGHPLVRAIRGRGLLVGVELGTAVTTTLRAAGARLGALAPALGRLAPPPFLGQWIAVRLLEAGYVCQPTAHAWDVLKLEPPLTITEAEIRGLVATLGEILDEYRGAAAVLRDVGVRMATRGVRGWVW, from the coding sequence GTGACGGACCCAGGCAGCAGCGACGACGTGCGGGCCGCGTACGCGCGCCACGTCAACCCGACGTTCAGCAAGCTCCTCGGCGTGCTCGGCTACGGTCGGGTCTGGGTGCAGGGCGACGGCACCACGCTCGTCGACGACGCCGGCCAGCGCTACGTCGACTTCGTGGCCGGGTTCGGCGCCACCAGCCTCGGCCACAACCACCCGGCGGTGCGCGCCGCGCTGATCGACGCGCTGGCCGCGTCGCCGGTGCACGTGTGCCACCTGGGCCCGACGCCGCACGAGGCGGCGCTGGCGGCGCGCCTGGCCGCGTCGGTCGGCGGCGACCTCGAGATCGCCCTCCTGTCGTCGAGCGGCGCCGAGGCGGTCGAGGCGGCGATCAAGCTGGCCCGCGCCGCGACCGGGCGCCGACGGGTGGTCTACTGCCACGGCGGCTTCCACGGCCTGTCGCTGGGCACGCTGTCGATCATGGGCGCGCCGCGCCTGCGCGCGCCGTTCGAGCCGCTGGGCGCCGACACGGTCGCGGTCCGCTTCGGCGACGTCGACGGCCTGCGCCGGGCGCTCAAGGGCCAGCGCGCCGCGGCGTTCGTCGTCGAGCCGATCCAGGCCGAGGCCGGCGTGATCGAGGCGCCGCCGGGCTACCTGGCCGAGGCCCGGGCGCTGTGCACGCAGGCCGGCACCCAGCTCGTCCTCGACGAGGTCCAGACCGGGCTCGGCCGCACCGGCACCACCTACGCGTGCACCGCCGAGGGCGTCGTGCCCGACGCGCTGGTGCTGGCCAAGGCGCTCGGCGGCGGCATGGTGCCCGTCGGCGCGACCCTGTGCACGCGCGCGCTGCACCAGCGGGCCTACGGCGGCCTCGATCGGTTCGATCTGCACGGCTCGACCTTCGCCGGCAACGCGCTGGCGTGCGCCGCCGCGATCGCGACGCTCGACGTGCTCGAGCACGAGCGGCTGGCCGCGCGCAGCGCCACGCTCGGCGCGCTGCTGGTCGCGCTCTTGAACGATCGGATCGGCGGCCACCCGCTGGTGCGCGCGATCCGCGGCCGCGGCCTGCTGGTCGGCGTCGAGCTGGGCACCGCGGTGACCACGACGCTCCGGGCCGCGGGCGCGCGCCTCGGCGCGCTGGCGCCGGCGCTGGGCCGGCTGGCGCCGCCGCCGTTCCTGGGCCAGTGGATCGCGGTGCGGCTGCTCGAGGCCGGCTACGTGTGCCAGCCGACCGCGCACGCCTGGGACGTGCTCAAGCTCGAGCCGCCACTGACGATCACCGAGGCCGAGATCCGCGGGCTGGTCGCGACGCTCGGCGAGATCCTCGATGAGTACCGCGGCGCGGCGGCGGTGCTGCGCGACGTCGGCGTGCGCATGGCCACCCGCGGCGTCCGAGGCTGGGTGTGGTGA